In Polaribacter sp. Hel_I_88, the following proteins share a genomic window:
- a CDS encoding Arc family DNA binding domain-containing protein, with the protein MAKKKAFALRVNEDMIKAIEKWAADEFRSTNGQIEWMLMQALKDAKREPKKKEE; encoded by the coding sequence ATGGCAAAAAAGAAAGCTTTCGCGTTGCGAGTTAATGAAGATATGATCAAAGCTATCGAAAAATGGGCTGCAGATGAATTCAGGTCTACAAACGGACAAATAGAATGGATGCTCATGCAAGCTTTAAAAGATGCAAAACGCGAACCTAAAAAGAAAGAAGAATAG